A region from the Colwellia sp. PAMC 21821 genome encodes:
- a CDS encoding ABC transporter substrate-binding protein, producing the protein MFQTFYLYKFSTFILLFLFIVNNLNAAEKTFICATTHYPPYTIYDNKDDTFSGLDMLIINPLFKQLNLDIEVVNLPWARLKQEIKKNTYDCYFSLAKYSNREEFLEYSNLPTHITTIAIFHSDDISSVDFSNKNIGVHRGITVPNDILPLYGLHEANFKKLQSNEILFQMLYRKRVDAVMTNKIVGEHILKTQYEGFFVNALELKTYKIPVYLAFKKGVVDIDKVNNTLFKILNPVELITK; encoded by the coding sequence ATGTTTCAAACATTTTATTTGTACAAATTTAGCACATTTATATTATTGTTTTTATTCATAGTAAACAATCTAAATGCGGCTGAAAAAACGTTCATTTGTGCTACCACTCATTACCCTCCTTATACGATATATGACAATAAGGATGATACGTTCAGCGGTTTAGATATGCTGATAATTAACCCATTGTTTAAGCAACTTAACCTAGATATAGAAGTCGTGAACTTACCTTGGGCTAGGCTTAAACAAGAAATTAAAAAAAATACTTATGATTGCTATTTTTCATTAGCTAAATATTCAAACAGAGAAGAATTTCTCGAATATTCAAACCTTCCCACACATATTACAACCATTGCAATTTTTCATTCAGATGATATTTCATCAGTTGATTTTTCGAATAAAAATATCGGCGTACATCGCGGTATAACGGTCCCCAATGACATTTTGCCTTTATACGGTTTACACGAGGCTAACTTTAAAAAACTACAGTCAAATGAAATACTTTTTCAGATGTTATATCGGAAAAGAGTTGATGCCGTTATGACAAATAAGATTGTTGGGGAGCATATCTTAAAAACCCAATATGAAGGTTTTTTTGTAAACGCTTTAGAGCTAAAAACATACAAAATACCTGTATATTTGGCGTTTAAAAAAGGTGTAGTTGACATAGACAAAGTAAATAACACCTTATTCAAAATATTAAATCCTGTAGAGCTAATAACTAAATAA
- a CDS encoding diacylglycerol kinase, giving the protein MFDNINKPKGIKRIVLASLNSFRAIKWLYQNESAFRQELLLLLVAIPVSFIFNITGKEQVMLILAILFIIFTEIVNTAIEAVVDRVGLEIHPLSGLAKDLGSAAVMLSLIIASSIWLVILL; this is encoded by the coding sequence GTGTTTGACAATATAAATAAGCCTAAGGGCATAAAAAGAATAGTTTTAGCCTCGTTGAACTCGTTTAGAGCAATAAAGTGGTTGTATCAAAATGAATCAGCGTTCAGGCAAGAACTATTATTACTGTTAGTGGCGATTCCAGTATCATTTATATTCAACATAACGGGCAAAGAGCAAGTTATGTTAATTCTGGCGATACTTTTTATTATATTTACCGAAATAGTAAATACAGCCATTGAAGCTGTTGTCGACCGAGTTGGTTTAGAAATTCATCCACTGTCTGGTTTAGCAAAAGATTTAGGCTCTGCAGCAGTAATGTTAAGTCTAATAATTGCCAGTAGTATTTGGCTTGTTATTCTTCTTTAA
- a CDS encoding phosphoethanolamine--lipid A transferase, with product MKNIIFYFKNLTITTNQLLFFTCCYIALILNLPFLIKATKVITTLDNYDSLFLMSLPVFLLSLTMIIQGLFAFRWLTKPLLITTVVISSLIFYGTITYGIVFDYGMVQNTIETDSAEALSYINLPGTLFFLFFGLLPSFIIYKVKLSYKPFFKELLSRLKIITYSFGVVLLIASLFYSNYASVGRNNRDLLGYITPYKMTVASYKFVRNHYFYPPLKFKVLDTVPSIVRDNSRKHVTVMVLGETARAQSFSLNGYTKPTNQYTEQQGVISFSNMSSCGTATAVSVPCMFSRLDKSNYSKRTATAQQNVIDLINLAGADVLWISNNNGSCKGVCTRVKTIQVDTDKSNPLCDGEYCFDEALLAPLKNKLNNLSHENTLIVLHMIGSHGPTYFKRYPKEKSVFTPDCQRSDIQNCSQEQLINTYDNTIAYTDLVLSKVINALSTLDKKDNIESSLLYISDHGESLGESGVYLHGLPYAFAPEEQTHVPMIYWTDPMQTDFNTQCLSALSKAPMSHDNVFDTLLSIMSVKSKAYHIDNDPFIDCKSEHAIARTTPSPTLNMEIID from the coding sequence ATGAAAAATATCATCTTCTATTTTAAAAACTTAACTATTACAACCAACCAATTGTTATTTTTTACCTGCTGCTATATCGCTTTGATTTTAAATCTGCCTTTTTTAATTAAAGCGACCAAGGTCATTACCACATTAGATAATTATGATTCACTTTTTTTAATGTCACTACCTGTATTTTTATTATCGTTAACCATGATTATTCAAGGCCTATTTGCATTTCGCTGGCTCACTAAACCACTGCTTATTACCACGGTAGTTATTTCATCACTTATATTTTACGGCACCATTACTTACGGAATCGTTTTTGATTACGGCATGGTACAAAATACGATTGAAACAGACTCGGCCGAAGCACTTTCTTATATTAACTTGCCTGGTACTTTGTTTTTCTTATTTTTTGGTCTCTTACCCTCATTTATTATCTATAAAGTAAAGTTGAGCTATAAGCCCTTTTTCAAAGAATTATTAAGCCGTTTAAAAATTATTACCTACAGCTTTGGGGTAGTCCTTTTAATCGCCAGTCTATTTTATTCAAACTATGCATCGGTTGGCAGAAATAATAGAGACTTGCTGGGTTATATAACCCCATATAAAATGACAGTGGCTTCCTATAAATTTGTCCGTAATCATTACTTTTATCCGCCGTTAAAGTTTAAGGTCTTAGATACAGTACCTTCCATAGTGCGCGACAACTCTCGCAAACATGTCACGGTTATGGTGTTAGGAGAAACAGCGCGGGCGCAGAGTTTTTCACTTAATGGCTATACTAAGCCGACCAATCAATATACTGAACAACAAGGAGTAATATCGTTTTCAAATATGAGTTCATGCGGTACGGCGACAGCGGTTTCAGTACCATGTATGTTCTCAAGATTAGATAAAAGCAACTACAGCAAACGCACGGCAACGGCTCAACAAAACGTAATAGATTTGATAAATTTAGCCGGTGCTGATGTGCTATGGATCAGCAATAATAATGGCAGTTGTAAAGGCGTTTGTACCCGTGTAAAAACCATACAGGTTGATACCGATAAATCTAACCCTTTATGTGATGGTGAGTATTGTTTTGATGAAGCGTTGTTAGCGCCATTAAAAAATAAACTGAATAACCTAAGCCATGAAAACACACTTATTGTCTTGCATATGATCGGCTCGCATGGCCCAACCTATTTTAAACGATACCCAAAAGAAAAAAGCGTTTTTACACCTGACTGTCAACGCAGTGACATTCAAAACTGCAGCCAAGAGCAACTTATTAATACTTACGATAATACTATTGCGTATACTGATCTTGTATTGTCAAAAGTTATTAATGCATTAAGTACTTTAGATAAAAAAGATAATATTGAATCATCGCTACTTTATATATCAGATCATGGTGAATCATTAGGTGAAAGTGGTGTCTATTTACATGGCCTACCTTATGCTTTTGCGCCCGAGGAACAAACTCATGTGCCTATGATCTACTGGACTGATCCAATGCAAACTGATTTTAATACACAATGCTTAAGTGCATTATCTAAAGCACCGATGAGTCATGACAATGTTTTTGATACTTTACTCAGTATCATGTCAGTTAAATCAAAAGCATATCATATTGACAACGACCCATTTATTGATTGTAAATCCGAGCATGCCATAGCACGCACAACCCCCTCACCGACATTAAACATGGAGATAATTGACTAG
- a CDS encoding ATP-binding protein, with amino-acid sequence MISIKKKLSRYLSISVSLLLVAIFLLTDIAVDTWISGEFDRAMVNKVGLLTTLVSEDTHEIDFDFADEFMPEFSGVNDPEYFQLWLDNKIFERSKTLELFDINELPKVELGTNHSLITDITLPDGRSGKMLFTKFIPQIDSDVREDNGITVAQFSKSQKSMELAYAISTEGLNQILWFVDIIFIFTSITAIIAVRIIVSNVVERGLKPIAQLNSELKQINLNSEVSEINTSNMPEELITIANGINHFISENKVLYSREKRITSDIAHELKTPIAELLNLSEVAIKFPHEKQLSESFKTDVLTITERLRNIVNGILLLQKSNTHIALENQQVNLAQLVNSVLALENKNNRSININFDQTCTKINTNEFALTTILSNVINNALFYSPALTPISIIVAPYSNDNKVMIKISNACQHDYSDADLALFFEPLWQKDSSRTSAERYGLGLAIVKSYCEKISANLDVTMSAEKEITFTIIL; translated from the coding sequence ATGATTTCTATTAAGAAAAAATTAAGCCGTTATTTGTCAATTTCAGTATCACTATTATTAGTTGCCATTTTCTTACTTACCGACATTGCAGTCGATACTTGGATCAGTGGCGAATTTGATCGTGCAATGGTGAATAAAGTCGGATTGCTCACGACCTTAGTGAGCGAAGATACTCATGAAATTGATTTTGATTTTGCAGATGAATTTATGCCGGAATTTTCTGGTGTTAATGACCCTGAATATTTTCAATTATGGCTTGATAACAAAATCTTTGAACGGTCTAAAACGCTAGAGCTTTTTGACATTAATGAGTTACCCAAAGTAGAACTTGGCACTAATCACTCACTAATAACTGATATTACTTTACCTGATGGTCGATCAGGAAAAATGCTATTTACAAAATTTATACCGCAAATAGATAGCGATGTTAGAGAAGATAACGGCATAACTGTTGCACAATTTTCCAAAAGCCAAAAGTCAATGGAACTAGCGTATGCCATAAGCACCGAAGGTTTAAATCAAATCCTATGGTTTGTTGATATTATTTTTATATTCACTTCAATTACCGCTATTATCGCGGTAAGAATCATTGTTTCTAATGTCGTTGAACGCGGGTTAAAGCCCATTGCACAACTGAATAGCGAACTAAAACAAATCAATTTAAATTCTGAAGTCAGCGAGATAAATACCAGTAACATGCCAGAAGAGCTCATTACGATTGCCAATGGCATTAACCACTTTATCAGTGAAAATAAAGTGCTCTATTCCAGAGAAAAAAGAATCACTTCAGATATTGCTCATGAATTAAAAACGCCAATTGCAGAGTTATTAAACTTAAGTGAAGTAGCGATAAAGTTTCCCCATGAAAAACAATTATCGGAAAGCTTTAAGACTGATGTCCTTACGATTACTGAACGTTTACGCAATATTGTCAATGGTATTTTGTTATTACAAAAAAGTAACACCCATATTGCTCTAGAAAATCAGCAAGTGAACTTAGCGCAGCTAGTCAATTCAGTCTTAGCATTAGAAAATAAAAACAATCGGTCTATTAATATTAATTTTGATCAGACATGTACGAAAATCAATACCAATGAATTTGCGTTAACCACTATATTGTCGAACGTGATCAATAATGCCTTATTCTATAGCCCTGCTTTAACACCAATATCGATTATCGTTGCACCATATTCTAATGATAATAAAGTCATGATAAAGATTTCTAATGCTTGTCAACATGATTACTCTGACGCTGACCTAGCCTTGTTTTTCGAACCTTTATGGCAAAAAGATTCGTCTCGTACATCGGCGGAAAGATATGGTCTTGGTCTAGCTATTGTTAAGTCTTATTGTGAAAAAATATCGGCCAATTTGGATGTAACTATGTCAGCAGAAAAAGAAATTACCTTTACCATTATATTATGA
- a CDS encoding response regulator transcription factor → MKVLIIEDSTSLRRSLKIGLSNLGYTVDDTGDGSEGLSMALAGDYSLLILDLMLPSVDGTAILKAIRKANKDLRVLILSARDLTEDKIEGLLNGADDYLTKPFSFDELHVRLLCLMRRGSLNVSDSKINIGLFSLDLHLKQLFCDGIDANLTPNEYKLVECLFTNQGKVISPEKLSEYLAGQYDAVAKNSIEAHLSTARKKVKLLGHDLPIKTKRGFGYFC, encoded by the coding sequence TTGAAAGTATTAATTATAGAGGATTCAACATCTCTGCGAAGAAGCTTAAAAATTGGCTTATCAAACTTAGGCTATACCGTTGATGATACTGGAGACGGCTCAGAAGGCCTGAGTATGGCCTTAGCGGGCGACTATTCTCTGCTTATTCTTGATTTAATGCTCCCTTCTGTCGATGGCACAGCGATATTAAAAGCGATCAGAAAAGCCAATAAAGATCTGCGAGTTTTAATATTATCTGCTCGCGATCTCACCGAAGATAAAATTGAAGGTTTACTCAACGGCGCAGACGATTACCTTACCAAACCATTTTCATTCGACGAACTTCATGTCCGCTTACTTTGCCTAATGCGCAGAGGCTCCTTAAACGTAAGTGATAGTAAAATTAATATCGGCTTGTTTTCATTAGATCTGCACTTAAAGCAATTATTTTGTGATGGCATAGACGCAAATTTGACCCCCAATGAATACAAGTTGGTTGAGTGTTTATTTACCAACCAAGGTAAAGTCATATCGCCAGAAAAATTAAGTGAATATTTAGCCGGACAATATGATGCTGTTGCGAAGAACTCAATAGAAGCACATCTATCGACAGCGAGAAAAAAAGTTAAATTACTCGGCCATGACTTGCCTATTAAAACCAAGCGTGGCTTCGGCTATTTTTGTTGA
- a CDS encoding manganese efflux pump MntP family protein, which translates to MFEIVILALALSMDAFAVSIGLGSKNTQNKASLAMACGLYFGFFQGLMPLIGYMGGRGLFGWIEAYAPWVAFFLLLLIGGKMIYESCSDGIEEDIAKVTHRIMLVLAIATSIDAMAAGFSLTLLDVNPLIACAIIGITTFFFSIFGVYVGAKSGTRLESKAELLGGIVLILIAIKILLI; encoded by the coding sequence ATGTTTGAAATTGTTATTCTTGCGTTAGCATTAAGTATGGATGCATTTGCTGTATCAATAGGATTAGGCTCTAAAAACACCCAGAACAAAGCCTCACTTGCGATGGCATGTGGTTTATATTTTGGCTTCTTTCAAGGCTTAATGCCGTTAATTGGTTATATGGGTGGTAGAGGTCTTTTTGGTTGGATAGAAGCTTATGCTCCTTGGGTCGCATTTTTCCTTTTACTCTTAATTGGCGGTAAAATGATCTATGAATCATGTTCAGATGGCATAGAAGAAGACATAGCAAAAGTCACCCACAGAATCATGTTAGTACTTGCAATAGCCACCAGCATAGATGCTATGGCAGCTGGCTTCTCTCTAACACTACTTGATGTAAACCCGCTTATCGCTTGTGCCATTATAGGTATAACCACTTTTTTCTTTAGTATCTTCGGCGTGTATGTCGGCGCTAAAAGTGGCACCAGGCTTGAAAGTAAAGCTGAATTACTGGGGGGTATTGTCTTAATACTCATCGCCATAAAAATACTCTTAATCTAA